tctaaaagttttaattttttaagtgagATTTTGATATAAcatgtaaataaattataatccaaaagttaaaatatataaatttagacAAATAATGTCTGTAATTATAATAAACGACCTATTTTATCACACCGCACATATCAGTGATAAAGTCagctactaattaattaattaattaaaataataatttaacatttttacttAATCATTTAACCAATTATGAACGTAGTTTAGTATGCTAGAGAGCAACAATTTGGCCTAAAActcaattattatatttaaagtTGAATTTCAAGAGATCGAGAGAATAAAGATGGATAAGGGTAGGCAGTTATATATATTACGGGTTTTAAGGTGTACGTTTAAGTCATTTTACATGGGAACCACGGGCATAGAAGTAAATTGGACATGTTAAGCTTTGTTTATATATAGCCACAAGTTTTTGCCACCCCCACAAGGCCAAACTCCCTCACCACCACCTTAGCGATCATTTCCTCTGTACTTTGCAGCCTTTTTTTGCTTTCAATGGAAGAGGAAGATCATCAAAAGGAGTTGCAGCTACTCCCTACTTCGCACTCCGTACCTTCTTCATCACACAAGCCATCTCGGCCGTCGGCTTCTTCTTCTCTAAGGTATCGGTCAACGATGTCTGATTCCTTTGCAGGCCCAGCGCTAGACCTACAGCTGTCAATCAGCGTAAGGCCAATCGAGCCGGCTTCGGACTGCGTTCTAGCCGGACCCATTTGCGGTTACGATGACGTCAAGTCCGAGTCAAGCTGCGTCGAGGCGTTGAAATGGCAGGCGGCGGAGCAGATTCGGCTGGCGGCGATGGAGAAGGCGTATGCAGAGCGGGTGAGGGAGCTGACGAGGAGAGAAATGGAGTTGGCGCAGACGGAGTTTGCACGTGCAAGGCACATGTGGGAGAGGGCTAGGGAAGAGGTGGAGAAGGCTGAGAGAATGAAGGAGAGGGCGACCCGCCAGATAGATTCCACGTGCATGGAGATTACTTGCCAGTCTTGCAGGCAAAGGTTCCGCAGGCCTTAATTCTCAATACAATAGAATTGAGTGTTCAAATGCTTTCAAGGTGATGTGTATGCAAAATCTGGGTTAAATTGGGTTTCTGCAATTTGCTTTGACACAAAATAAATGtataaaagataattaaagCACACAATAAAAGTGGCTGGATGAGGACTTCGCGATGCCCCcccttttttaatctttatttttattttttatttttttatttttatcatcgTGATTTGTATGCTGAATAATTAACACAATGATCATCTTTTTATATGGCCCAGGGGGTGAATATATAAATGTCGCCACAAGTTTTAAATTAAAGTTTCCACATGCAGTTTAGGAAGTCATACTCTTTATGTATTTAATTAGAATTTGTATGTAGCTTAGCTGATGCTTGAAGACTTGTTTTTGTCTTTGTCATTGAGATAAACATCAGCTTTATCTCAAAGCAGAAGTCTTAGCTTTTgaataactggtgatttaattAAAGCAAAGTTCAACAAATTCTTTTAGAAGAAGTGATtaattaaggggaaaaaaagaagaagaagaaaaaccatTTCATCATCTTGGGTCTTGATGACAGGCACTCAAAAAAGCCATTTCAGTTGATCATTTCATGATACCGTTTAGCAGCCTGAGTCATTGATAATTGTGTTCTAGCAAGTTTCCTTTTCACCtttcatgtgttttttaatcatatgatctTATTGGCGAGATTAACAAAACTGCAGGTGCAACAGATCTGCAGTAAATCAATTTAATAGCCTGCAGGCTACTCAGTACCCGGAGTGAATCAACCTACTAGATTTTCGTCAGAATATCTAGAAAACGTGCTAGCACATGAAGGTTGAATGGAATTCGGATAATCGGAAGCATATAGGTTTTTGAGAAAGTCTAGGTACTTGCATATTAAACAACAATTATACACGAATTAAGAAATGTAAGAAGATCAATTTCATTGAATTGTTAAGATACTGCAAGATTAATTGGATCACTACACAGTTTCAGGTCTTTAATCATTTGATTGCTTGGGACTtctgtggatatatatatatatatacgacaCAAAAAAGAGTTTAGATGAGAGGgttgaaagggaaaaagaagggAATTAGGTGTGTTAAAAGAAGGAAATCATCACATCCGAATTAAACATGATTAAGATGTGATGATGATATGATTAAAAGAGGTGGCCGGGAAAGTGTAGGCTAGGCTGACGATCGACGAGAGTGCTTTAAACAAGTCAAACCTGATGGAAGCAGGGTCAAGTTCGGAACCTTGATGTTGATAGAAAGGCAAATGAATCAGAACAAAAAGCGAGTAAAATTCAGCAAGAAGAAGACAGGATAGCTGTATCCACTTGTATGCAACTTCTTAACTTTTGCTCATAAGAACCCGAACACCCACTATCCATGTCTGGGATCCAACacaaaagaaacatttttgGATAGGATGGCTCTACTGACTATACTAAAAGCATCAATCAGAACAGTGAGTGCAGTGCTCCTTTTCAAGATGTCGCGGCAATATTGGCATTAGCTTCATTTGTCAGCAACCTAGCTCCAAACATATTACTCAAATACAGTTAATCACTCAAGACTGATCAAGAGATCAGTGGCTTCAATAATACACTTGATTCTTTGATGAGATCATGACATTATTAATTATGTAGTGGGGGCAAATGATCATAAAGTTTCAACATATATTAGGTCCTTTTCTGAAAAGTACATTTGGAACAGCTAGGAAAGCATGgggaggaaaataaaaaagacgaTCCAATTTAATATTATAGCCCTAGctatatatacttaattaatGTGGTTGCCGGAATCTTCGTTCTTTTTAACTGCCAAACCTAATTAAGGATTATAAGATCAGTACCAAAATGTTTCACCTCCTAACCACTTGTTTCTTGCTTTCCCCAACAACTGCTGTCTGCTACTAACATTACTTCAAAAAGACGTTCAGATCACCGCAAATTCACTTCACTACTTGTTTAACGCTTGTAATTTCAACAAGTTCGATCAATCCCTTCGTTTTACCTTTTGATAAATGTGGTCCATTTTTTTGCAGGGTGTAAGCATTAGGATTAATTGATATACCCCATATCCACCTGGCCAACCTAGGTTGAGAATGCGGGCCCAGGAGCTCACGGTTGTGCCGAAGTAGTCAAGCCCAAACCACAAACCCTAATTGAGCCATGCTTGGCCAAAGCCGTACTCCACTATAAGGAGACACCTGACTAACACCGTACCTAACTAGCGAAAAGACACGAATTCAATGCCATACTTGGCCAGGGTCTTACATATATACCTTATCAGTGGGCAACGCCTAATTAAGATTGTATACTTGTTAGTAAGCACTCCGCTTAAAGAATGTTATATATGCAACCAATTCTAGTACACACATTACCATTTGCATTACAATTCTTGTAATTTTCAGTACTCTCTAATTAGCGATCCAATCTTACTAACTTAAGTATAAGATATTTTCTTTGTTGGTATTCTCGGCAAGTCTCCAACCATTCTCTCTCCTTTAAGTGTCCATTGTTCGAGATTGACATAGCAATATTCATTACATATCCTAGTCAACCGCATGTTACTGTTAGCTTTAAACTTTACTTTTTTGGGatcaaaatcttcaaaaagataaaatgaagaaaacgaTTTCTCAGAAAATGAG
This genomic interval from Corylus avellana chromosome ca3, CavTom2PMs-1.0 contains the following:
- the LOC132176040 gene encoding protein indeterminate-domain 16; amino-acid sequence: MEEEDHQKELQLLPTSHSVPSSSHKPSRPSASSSLRYRSTMSDSFAGPALDLQLSISVRPIEPASDCVLAGPICGYDDVKSESSCVEALKWQAAEQIRLAAMEKAYAERVRELTRREMELAQTEFARARHMWERAREEVEKAERMKERATRQIDSTCMEITCQSCRQRFRRP